One genomic segment of Hymenobacter psoromatis includes these proteins:
- a CDS encoding TldD/PmbA family protein, with product MAILSQTEAQDILKKVLSFSTADECEANLNGSLEGNVRSARNSISTAGAVDNVSLAVTSYFGKRSGTATCNQFDEATLRRCVQRAEEIARLAPESPEHMPLLGPQNYLSSPLSYAANTAAITPDYRARQMAASMQYCDTKKLSSAGFLNDSAGFVAKRNSKGLEAYQRFTNLDFSITVRTPDGMGSGYAATDFTDVAKFDAARLTAVAAGKASSSLGAKAIEPGKYTVILEPNALVSAVDTSLLGALAQSFDARAADEGRSFLSKKGGGNRKGEKLFDERVTIYSDPLNAEVPDLTFAQDGRPQQRTTWVEKGVVKNLYSSRYWAEKSGIPSLPNPGNFIMEGGTQSTADLIKSTKKGILVTRLWYIRPVDPQTLLYTGLTRDGTFYIENGAIKFPVKNFRFNESPIIMLNNLEAIGRPVRLGGNLVPPLKIRDFTFTSLSDAV from the coding sequence GCAACGTGCGCTCGGCGCGCAACTCCATTAGCACGGCCGGGGCCGTGGACAACGTGTCGCTGGCCGTGACGTCGTATTTCGGCAAGCGCTCGGGCACTGCCACGTGCAACCAGTTTGACGAGGCTACCCTGCGCCGCTGCGTGCAGCGCGCCGAGGAAATCGCCCGGCTGGCCCCCGAAAGCCCCGAGCACATGCCGCTGCTGGGGCCGCAGAATTACCTGTCGTCGCCGCTTTCATACGCGGCCAACACGGCGGCCATTACGCCCGACTACCGCGCCCGCCAGATGGCGGCCAGCATGCAGTATTGCGACACCAAAAAGCTGTCGTCGGCGGGCTTTCTCAACGACTCGGCGGGCTTCGTGGCCAAGCGCAACTCGAAGGGCCTCGAAGCCTACCAACGTTTTACCAATCTCGATTTTAGCATCACGGTGCGCACGCCCGACGGCATGGGTTCGGGCTACGCGGCTACCGATTTCACCGACGTGGCGAAGTTCGACGCGGCACGCCTTACGGCGGTGGCGGCTGGCAAAGCGTCTTCTTCGCTGGGCGCTAAGGCCATTGAGCCGGGCAAGTACACCGTTATTCTGGAGCCTAATGCGCTGGTTTCGGCCGTTGACACCTCTTTGCTGGGCGCGCTGGCGCAGTCGTTTGACGCCCGCGCCGCCGACGAGGGCCGCAGCTTCCTGAGCAAGAAAGGCGGCGGCAATCGCAAGGGCGAAAAGCTGTTCGATGAGCGAGTTACCATCTATTCGGACCCGCTGAATGCCGAGGTACCTGACCTAACTTTCGCCCAGGATGGCCGCCCGCAGCAGCGCACTACCTGGGTAGAGAAGGGGGTAGTAAAGAACCTATACAGCTCGCGCTACTGGGCTGAGAAAAGCGGGATTCCTTCGCTACCCAACCCCGGCAACTTCATCATGGAAGGCGGTACCCAGAGCACCGCCGACCTTATCAAAAGCACTAAAAAAGGTATTTTGGTGACGCGCCTGTGGTACATCCGTCCCGTGGACCCGCAAACGCTGCTCTACACCGGTCTCACCCGCGACGGCACGTTCTACATTGAGAACGGCGCTATCAAGTTTCCGGTTAAGAACTTCCGCTTCAATGAGAGCCCGATTATCATGCTCAACAACTTGGAGGCCATCGGCCGGCCGGTGCGCCTGGGCGGCAACCTAGTGCCGCCGCTAAAAATCCGCGACTTCACCTTCACCAGCTTGTCAGACGCGGTGTAA
- a CDS encoding TldD/PmbA family protein, producing the protein MNRRDFVGLTGLGATALLLPSLPGFGAKLVDPSRLLEPGADTILKKRLADAALNAAKSAGASYADVRIGRSLNQYVFAREKQVQNIVSTESYGVGIRVLVNGCWGFASTSVVTEASLAATARLAAEIAKADAKVQKEPVQLAAQQGYGEVTWKTPIQQSAFEVPVKQKADLLLAANAAAMDAGANYINSALFQVNEQKYFASTDGSYIDQDVHRLWPTFSVTAVDTKSGKFRSREALSAPVGLGYEYLTPSATEQVRGPQGTDTVGYKLRYDILADAALAGKQAKAKLGMKSVTPGKYDLVLDPGHLGLTIHESVGHPTELDRVLGYEANYAGTSFATLEWKAKGLPYGSKEVNIVADKLQTGSVGNVGYDDEGVKTKEWDIIKAGKLVDYQKIRDQAHIVGQKASDGCCYAQSWEDVQFQRMANISLKPGPTPLSVDEMVSKVDKGIYIAGAGSFSIDQQRFNFQFGGQLFFAIEKGKITEPLEDVAYQSNTQEFWGACQGSCDQRDYRLFGTFFDGKGQPAQVSSVSHGSATTRFNGVNVINTARKV; encoded by the coding sequence ATGAACAGACGCGACTTTGTGGGCCTCACCGGCCTAGGCGCTACTGCCTTGCTGCTACCCTCGCTGCCGGGCTTCGGGGCTAAGCTTGTGGACCCCAGCCGCTTGCTGGAGCCGGGTGCCGACACCATCCTCAAAAAGCGCCTGGCCGACGCGGCCCTGAACGCCGCCAAAAGCGCCGGGGCAAGCTACGCCGACGTGCGCATCGGGCGCTCGCTCAACCAGTACGTGTTTGCCCGCGAGAAGCAGGTGCAGAATATCGTGAGCACCGAGAGCTACGGCGTGGGCATTCGGGTGCTGGTGAACGGCTGCTGGGGCTTTGCCTCCACGAGCGTCGTGACCGAGGCCAGCCTGGCTGCCACCGCGCGCCTGGCCGCCGAAATCGCCAAGGCCGATGCCAAGGTACAGAAGGAACCCGTGCAGCTGGCCGCGCAGCAGGGCTACGGCGAAGTGACTTGGAAAACGCCTATTCAGCAGAGCGCTTTCGAGGTGCCGGTGAAGCAGAAGGCCGACTTGCTGCTGGCCGCCAACGCGGCGGCGATGGACGCGGGTGCCAACTACATCAACTCGGCGCTGTTTCAAGTGAATGAGCAGAAGTACTTTGCCAGCACCGATGGCTCGTACATCGACCAGGACGTGCACCGCCTGTGGCCCACGTTCAGCGTAACGGCCGTAGATACCAAGAGCGGCAAGTTCCGCTCGCGCGAGGCGCTGAGTGCGCCGGTGGGCCTGGGCTACGAATACCTCACGCCCAGCGCCACCGAGCAGGTGCGCGGCCCGCAGGGCACTGACACCGTGGGCTATAAGCTGCGCTACGACATCCTGGCCGATGCCGCGCTGGCCGGCAAGCAGGCCAAGGCCAAGCTGGGCATGAAATCGGTGACGCCGGGCAAGTACGACCTCGTGCTTGACCCCGGACACCTGGGCCTGACCATCCACGAAAGCGTGGGCCACCCCACCGAGCTCGACCGCGTGCTGGGCTACGAGGCCAACTACGCCGGCACCAGCTTCGCTACCTTGGAGTGGAAGGCCAAAGGCCTGCCCTACGGCTCGAAAGAGGTCAACATCGTAGCCGATAAGCTGCAAACCGGCTCGGTGGGCAACGTGGGCTACGATGACGAGGGCGTGAAAACCAAGGAGTGGGACATCATCAAGGCTGGTAAGCTGGTGGACTACCAGAAAATCCGGGACCAGGCGCACATTGTGGGTCAGAAGGCGTCGGATGGCTGCTGCTACGCGCAGTCGTGGGAGGACGTGCAGTTTCAGCGCATGGCCAACATCAGCCTCAAGCCCGGCCCTACCCCCCTGAGCGTGGATGAGATGGTGAGCAAGGTGGACAAAGGTATTTACATTGCCGGCGCGGGCTCATTCAGCATTGACCAGCAGCGGTTTAACTTTCAGTTTGGCGGGCAGTTGTTCTTCGCCATTGAGAAGGGCAAAATCACGGAGCCGCTCGAAGACGTGGCCTACCAGTCGAACACCCAGGAGTTTTGGGGTGCCTGCCAGGGCTCGTGCGACCAGCGCGACTACCGCCTGTTCGGCACTTTCTTCGATGGCAAGGGCCAGCCGGCCCAGGTATCGTCGGTGAGCCACGGCTCGGCCACCACGCGCTTTAACGGCGTGAACGTCATTAACACGGCGCGGAAAGTTTAG
- a CDS encoding TldD/PmbA family protein — MAIFSKDDAQAILKKVLSYSTADACTVGLSGRTAGNIRYARNSVSTAGAQDSVSLTVESSFGKRSGIATCNEFDDATLRRCVQRAEEIAHLAPESPEYMPPLEPQTYLSPPSSATTPLTPAGRAQAAADSMALCAAKNLAAAGFLDGGTRFTALRNSKGLEAYQQSTNTDFSVTVRTPDGRGSGYAIADVTDVAKLNTKALTQRAADKATGSLGAKAIEPGKYTVILEPAALMAGDDLSLLGGLMYSMGAREADEGRSFLTKKGGGNRKGEKLFDERINIYSDPMNAEVPGQAFDGDGLPTQRMSWVEKGVVKNLYYSRFWAQKNNVVPNAFPSGFIMAGGTQSTAELIKGTAKGILVTRLWYIREVDPQTLLYTGLTRDGTFYIENGAIKFPIKNLRFNESPIIMLNNIEAIGRPVRLAGCLVPPLKIRDFTFTSLSDAI; from the coding sequence ATGGCTATTTTCTCCAAAGACGACGCCCAGGCTATTCTGAAGAAAGTGCTGAGCTACAGCACCGCCGACGCGTGCACGGTGGGCCTGAGCGGGCGCACGGCCGGCAACATCCGCTACGCCCGCAACAGCGTGAGCACGGCCGGTGCCCAGGACTCGGTGTCGCTCACCGTGGAGTCGAGCTTTGGCAAGCGCTCGGGCATTGCCACCTGCAATGAGTTTGACGATGCCACGCTGCGCCGCTGCGTGCAGCGGGCCGAGGAAATCGCGCACCTCGCCCCCGAAAGCCCCGAGTACATGCCGCCGCTCGAGCCGCAGACGTACCTGAGCCCGCCCTCGTCGGCTACTACCCCCCTCACGCCGGCCGGCCGCGCCCAGGCCGCCGCCGATAGCATGGCGCTGTGCGCGGCCAAAAACCTGGCCGCCGCCGGCTTTCTCGATGGCGGCACGCGCTTCACGGCGCTGCGCAATTCGAAGGGCCTGGAGGCCTACCAGCAGTCGACCAATACCGATTTTTCGGTGACGGTGCGCACGCCCGACGGCCGGGGCTCGGGCTACGCCATTGCCGACGTGACGGACGTGGCCAAGCTGAATACCAAGGCCTTGACCCAACGCGCTGCCGATAAGGCCACCGGCTCGCTGGGTGCCAAGGCCATTGAGCCGGGCAAGTACACCGTCATTCTGGAGCCGGCCGCGCTGATGGCCGGCGACGACCTTTCGCTGCTCGGCGGGCTGATGTACAGCATGGGCGCGCGGGAGGCCGACGAGGGCCGCAGCTTTCTGACCAAGAAAGGCGGCGGCAACCGCAAGGGCGAAAAGCTCTTCGACGAGCGCATCAACATCTACTCCGACCCCATGAATGCCGAGGTGCCCGGCCAGGCCTTCGACGGCGACGGCCTGCCCACGCAGCGCATGAGCTGGGTGGAGAAGGGAGTCGTAAAAAACCTGTATTACTCGCGCTTCTGGGCCCAGAAAAACAACGTGGTACCCAACGCCTTCCCCAGTGGTTTCATCATGGCGGGCGGCACGCAGAGCACCGCCGAGCTGATAAAGGGCACTGCCAAGGGCATTCTGGTGACACGCCTGTGGTACATCCGCGAGGTGGACCCGCAGACGCTGCTCTACACCGGCCTCACCCGCGACGGCACGTTTTACATCGAAAACGGGGCCATTAAATTCCCCATCAAAAACCTGCGCTTCAACGAGAGTCCGATTATTATGCTCAATAATATTGAGGCCATCGGCCGGCCGGTGCGCCTGGCCGGCTGCCTGGTGCCCCCGCTCAAAATTCGGGATTTCACGTTCACAAGCCTGTCGGACGCTATTTAA
- a CDS encoding porin family protein — protein sequence MQTKYIALAATLLLATQAHAQFGVKGGLSEAVLSGRVGENATYKSYFHAGIFYQAHLIGPLSIQPELLYSLQGSQLKGAFTATNYTTRLNYVAVPILIKATFGPLYVEAGPQFGLLVGANEQGTVQIRGASGQVLFRDVDQSATDNYKRGDFALCGGVGLKLGPIVRVGGRFIAGLNDINKAEYLQGVNDPSLHNRVFQFYAAFQLPKL from the coding sequence ATGCAAACCAAATACATTGCCCTGGCTGCTACGCTACTGCTCGCTACCCAGGCCCACGCCCAGTTCGGGGTTAAAGGCGGCCTGAGCGAGGCCGTACTCAGCGGCCGCGTCGGCGAAAATGCCACCTACAAATCGTATTTCCACGCCGGTATTTTTTACCAGGCGCACTTGATTGGGCCGCTTTCCATCCAGCCCGAGCTACTGTATTCCTTGCAGGGCTCGCAGTTGAAGGGTGCTTTTACCGCCACCAATTATACCACGCGTCTCAATTACGTGGCCGTGCCGATTCTAATCAAGGCCACCTTCGGGCCGCTCTACGTGGAGGCCGGGCCGCAGTTTGGCCTGCTGGTGGGAGCCAATGAGCAGGGCACCGTGCAGATACGCGGGGCCAGCGGCCAAGTGCTGTTCCGCGACGTGGACCAGTCCGCGACCGACAACTATAAGCGCGGCGACTTTGCGCTCTGCGGGGGGGTAGGGCTCAAGCTCGGTCCCATCGTGCGGGTCGGCGGCCGCTTCATCGCGGGCCTCAACGACATCAACAAGGCAGAATACCTGCAAGGCGTGAACGACCCCAGCCTCCACAACCGGGTGTTCCAGTTCTACGCCGCCTTCCAGCTACCCAAACTGTAG
- a CDS encoding DUF4159 domain-containing protein, which translates to MPTPFTFVRLSYHSGDWDAVDERMPANLLHSLVEYTTVPVAPQEKVVALDSPELFGYPFCYLSGHRLVQFSAQEKKNFTQYVRNGGFVFVDDCNHDIDGLFARSFEEQMRVCFGANALQKIPKTHPIYTQFFKFKDGPPNTGFELNGWGDDLVHDYLKGITIHNRLGVLYSNKDYGCEWDYDFRNKRFLAEDNTKFGVNILLYALS; encoded by the coding sequence ATGCCTACCCCCTTCACCTTCGTGCGCCTCAGCTACCACTCCGGCGACTGGGATGCCGTGGACGAGCGCATGCCCGCCAACCTGCTGCACTCGCTGGTGGAGTATACCACGGTGCCCGTGGCACCGCAGGAAAAAGTGGTGGCCCTCGACAGCCCCGAGCTGTTTGGCTACCCCTTCTGCTATTTGAGCGGCCACCGGCTGGTGCAGTTTTCGGCCCAGGAAAAAAAGAACTTCACGCAGTATGTGCGCAACGGCGGCTTCGTGTTCGTGGACGACTGCAACCACGACATCGACGGCCTGTTCGCCCGCTCCTTTGAGGAGCAGATGCGGGTGTGCTTCGGGGCTAATGCGCTGCAGAAAATCCCGAAAACCCACCCGATTTACACGCAGTTTTTCAAGTTCAAGGACGGCCCACCTAACACGGGCTTCGAACTGAATGGCTGGGGCGACGACCTGGTGCACGACTACCTCAAGGGCATCACCATCCATAACCGCTTGGGCGTGCTGTATTCCAACAAAGACTACGGCTGCGAGTGGGACTACGACTTCCGAAACAAGCGCTTTCTGGCTGAGGATAATACCAAGTTTGGGGTTAATATTTTGCTGTATGCGCTGAGTTGA
- a CDS encoding AAA family ATPase, which produces MTEQDVKTLLAKLPILKAEIGKVIVGQSAVLDEVLVALLAGGHALLEGVPGLAKTLLVRTLASATDLSFRRIQFTPDLMPTDILGTEVLEEDHGTGHRSFKFNPGPIFASLVLADEINRTPPKTQAALLEAMQEGHVTYAGQEHALPKPFFLLATQNPIEQSGTYPLPEAQLDRFLLYVRIGYPSEQEEMAVLSGTTGTARPEVQPILGGEDIRQLQQLVRQVSLSPELLSFVNRLVRATRPATSEVKFIKDYGRWGAGPRAGQALILCAKARALLQGRFAATLDDIRALAPPVLRHRVLLNFNAEAENLTPDDAVAELLKAVQV; this is translated from the coding sequence ATGACCGAACAAGACGTAAAAACGCTGCTCGCCAAGCTGCCTATCCTCAAAGCCGAGATTGGCAAGGTTATCGTGGGCCAGTCGGCGGTGCTCGACGAGGTGCTGGTGGCGCTGCTGGCCGGCGGCCACGCCCTGCTGGAAGGCGTGCCGGGCCTGGCCAAAACGCTGCTCGTGCGCACGCTGGCCTCGGCCACCGATTTGTCGTTTCGCCGCATCCAGTTCACGCCCGATTTGATGCCGACTGATATTCTCGGCACCGAAGTTTTGGAGGAAGACCACGGCACCGGGCACCGCTCGTTCAAGTTCAACCCTGGCCCCATTTTCGCCAGTCTGGTGCTGGCCGATGAGATAAACCGCACGCCGCCCAAAACCCAGGCCGCGCTGCTGGAGGCCATGCAGGAAGGCCACGTAACCTACGCCGGCCAGGAACACGCGCTGCCCAAGCCGTTCTTCCTGCTGGCCACGCAAAACCCTATCGAACAGAGCGGTACCTACCCCCTGCCCGAGGCTCAGCTCGACCGATTTTTGCTGTACGTGCGCATCGGCTACCCCTCTGAGCAGGAAGAAATGGCGGTGCTCAGCGGCACCACCGGCACGGCGCGGCCCGAGGTGCAGCCCATTCTGGGCGGCGAGGACATCCGGCAATTGCAGCAATTGGTGCGGCAAGTCAGCCTCAGCCCCGAGCTGCTGAGCTTCGTGAACCGGCTGGTGCGCGCTACGCGCCCGGCCACGTCGGAAGTCAAGTTTATTAAGGACTATGGCCGCTGGGGCGCGGGGCCGCGGGCCGGCCAGGCGCTGATATTGTGCGCCAAAGCGCGGGCACTGCTGCAAGGCCGCTTCGCCGCCACGCTGGATGATATTCGGGCGCTCGCGCCGCCGGTGCTGCGCCACCGGGTCCTGTTGAATTTCAATGCCGAGGCGGAGAATCTGACGCCCGATGATGCCGTGGCGGAGTTGCTGAAGGCTGTGCAAGTTTAA
- a CDS encoding DUF58 domain-containing protein, producing MLSPELLFALRNLPLAARQAAEGFLAGAHASRRHGAGMEFSQYRPYQPGDDLRRLDWRLAARSDRYYLRESEVDTSLVVNLVLDASASMNHRDDNGLTKLDYARLLLAALAYLAQKQGDAVGLTILRPGALQHYPARADTRQLPRLYHALATAEATGTFPDTATLAPLTARRQRALTVCVSDLYEEAGEINHLLARLRATSGDVLLLHLVAGNELNFSYKGPVTFRDLETGQTLQLDADQQRAGYQQQLRQWLRDTAQAARQQGLDYHQLSTAEPLDGALRVFLKRRQLMS from the coding sequence ATGCTTTCTCCCGAACTCCTTTTCGCGCTGCGCAACCTGCCGCTGGCCGCCCGCCAGGCGGCCGAGGGCTTTTTGGCCGGCGCGCACGCCAGCCGGCGGCACGGCGCGGGCATGGAGTTCAGCCAGTACCGGCCCTACCAGCCCGGTGACGACCTGCGCCGCCTCGACTGGCGCTTGGCGGCGCGCTCGGATAGATACTACTTGCGCGAATCGGAAGTCGATACTAGCTTGGTGGTGAACCTCGTGCTCGACGCCAGCGCCAGCATGAACCACCGCGACGACAACGGCCTCACCAAGCTCGACTACGCCCGGCTGCTACTGGCCGCGCTGGCCTACCTGGCCCAGAAGCAGGGCGACGCCGTGGGCCTCACCATCTTGCGCCCCGGCGCTTTGCAGCACTACCCCGCCCGCGCCGACACCCGGCAGCTGCCGCGCCTCTACCACGCCCTAGCCACGGCTGAGGCCACCGGCACCTTCCCCGACACGGCCACGCTGGCCCCGCTTACGGCCCGGCGGCAGCGCGCCCTCACGGTGTGCGTGAGCGACTTATATGAGGAAGCCGGCGAGATAAACCACCTGCTGGCCCGCCTGCGTGCCACTAGTGGCGACGTGCTGCTGCTGCACTTGGTGGCGGGCAATGAGCTGAACTTTAGCTACAAAGGCCCCGTGACTTTTCGCGACCTAGAAACCGGGCAGACGCTCCAACTCGATGCTGACCAGCAGCGCGCCGGCTACCAGCAGCAGTTGCGCCAGTGGCTGCGCGACACGGCCCAGGCCGCCCGCCAGCAGGGCCTCGACTACCACCAGCTCAGCACCGCTGAGCCGCTGGATGGTGCGCTGCGCGTGTTTTTGAAACGACGTCAGTTGATGAGCTAA
- a CDS encoding BatA domain-containing protein produces the protein MLTLTNSSALLAFLGLLVPLAIHLWNRRPGREVAVGSLRWLAAGANRRLRNLRLEQLWLLLLRAAVLAVLAVALAGPAWRQVRPAGRGQVLVSPTLADGSSLAAVRPTLDSLRRRGYQLRWLAAGLPPLTATEWQRDSLGRPVAIALADNHYWARLQQAADSFPGQPLYAVTPAALRGFGGAHPALPANLTWQTIPARTATNWLQAANASADSLRLLLGHSDEKQTTFRTVRVVRPRPGASVAVAGLPPLRYETTAGGARLRPVAADSGRAQAAVPVVDGPLRVYLYATAGYADDARYLRAALRAAATGLARPLALTVSPTPPDPAQAADWLFWLSDSPVPAAWRARVPRGLHLWQEAAGPGIADTATLATIETADAAPIRILRRSQKPIGGQIRWADGRGRAVLSETPQAAGAVYQLATRLNPAWSKLGDSPELPALLLNLLAPETRLGVDSALTAHDQRRLDLAQLPAQAVRVANVAAAPPVAYRFVDLRPWLVLLVAVLFGLERWLALRRSASTSSLSA, from the coding sequence TTGCTTACCCTCACCAACTCATCTGCGCTCTTAGCCTTCCTTGGCTTGCTGGTGCCGCTGGCCATCCACCTTTGGAACCGGCGGCCGGGCCGCGAGGTGGCGGTGGGCAGCCTGCGCTGGCTGGCCGCCGGGGCCAACCGCCGCCTGCGCAACCTGCGTCTGGAACAGCTGTGGCTGCTGCTGCTGCGGGCCGCGGTGCTGGCGGTGCTGGCCGTGGCGCTGGCCGGCCCGGCGTGGCGGCAGGTGCGGCCGGCCGGCCGGGGCCAGGTGCTGGTGAGCCCCACGCTGGCCGATGGCAGCAGCCTGGCGGCCGTGCGCCCCACCCTCGACTCGCTGCGGCGGCGCGGCTACCAGTTGCGCTGGCTGGCGGCGGGCCTACCCCCCCTCACGGCCACCGAGTGGCAGCGCGACTCGCTGGGCCGGCCGGTCGCTATTGCGCTGGCTGACAACCACTACTGGGCCCGCTTGCAGCAGGCGGCGGATTCGTTTCCGGGCCAGCCGCTGTACGCCGTGACGCCGGCCGCGCTGCGCGGCTTCGGCGGCGCGCACCCGGCACTGCCGGCTAACCTGACCTGGCAAACTATCCCGGCGCGCACGGCTACCAACTGGCTGCAGGCGGCCAACGCCAGCGCCGATAGCCTGCGCCTGCTGCTGGGCCACAGCGATGAGAAGCAGACGACTTTCCGCACGGTGCGCGTGGTGCGGCCCCGGCCGGGCGCGTCGGTGGCCGTGGCCGGCCTACCCCCCTTGCGCTACGAAACCACGGCGGGCGGTGCGCGGCTGCGGCCCGTGGCGGCCGATTCGGGCCGGGCGCAGGCGGCGGTGCCGGTGGTGGACGGGCCGCTGCGGGTGTACCTCTACGCCACGGCTGGCTACGCCGATGATGCGCGCTACCTGCGGGCGGCACTGCGGGCGGCGGCGACGGGCCTGGCCCGGCCGCTGGCGCTCACCGTCAGCCCTACCCCCCCCGACCCGGCCCAAGCCGCCGACTGGCTTTTTTGGCTGAGCGACAGCCCGGTGCCGGCCGCCTGGCGTGCCCGCGTGCCGCGGGGCCTGCACCTGTGGCAGGAAGCCGCCGGGCCAGGCATAGCCGACACCGCTACGCTGGCTACCATCGAAACTGCCGACGCCGCGCCCATTCGCATCTTGCGGCGGAGCCAGAAGCCGATAGGTGGCCAAATCCGTTGGGCTGATGGCCGGGGCCGGGCCGTTCTTTCCGAAACGCCCCAGGCGGCCGGCGCGGTTTACCAATTGGCTACGCGCCTGAACCCGGCTTGGAGTAAATTAGGCGATAGCCCTGAATTGCCGGCGCTGCTGCTGAATTTACTGGCCCCCGAAACCCGCTTGGGGGTTGATTCTGCGCTGACCGCGCACGACCAGCGCCGCCTCGACCTGGCGCAGCTGCCAGCCCAGGCGGTGCGGGTGGCCAACGTAGCAGCCGCGCCGCCTGTGGCCTATCGCTTCGTTGATTTGCGGCCGTGGCTGGTGCTGCTGGTGGCGGTGCTCTTTGGCCTGGAGCGCTGGCTGGCGCTGCGGCGGTCGGCTTCTACTTCTTCTCTTTCAGCATGA